One genomic segment of Chitinophaga sancti includes these proteins:
- a CDS encoding AraC family transcriptional regulator — translation MAFQIRNDINELLLEEGMGDDLQEKLVSTQLVEEQQEIKYNFGEAVFRETFFDGYHIFSGDASVYENLHVNATDTIPAVSLFFLVRGHFNTNVGQERQRLFGSLEHNLYYSPGGVENAHILKQENLAAVGMNFSKERFLQLADNNGRILDMLANNVAGNRPIILNKKNNHPITTRMLMILDEIRNCQFQGGHKKLYLQSKVIELLALQCEQQEQAESLRKERFVLSASDKEKIFFARDYLLTQMHAPPSLTELSRAAGLNEFKLKNGFKHVFDNTVFGYLNDHKMEHARQLLHSAAQSVTQIAEQLGFSSVQHFSTAFRKKFGVSPIKLRNA, via the coding sequence ATGGCTTTCCAGATCAGGAATGATATTAATGAGTTATTGCTCGAAGAAGGGATGGGGGATGACCTGCAGGAAAAGCTGGTGTCTACCCAGTTGGTAGAGGAGCAGCAGGAAATCAAATACAATTTTGGAGAAGCGGTATTTCGGGAAACCTTTTTTGACGGGTATCATATTTTCTCTGGCGATGCTTCTGTATATGAGAACCTGCATGTGAATGCGACAGATACCATACCGGCAGTTTCCCTGTTTTTTCTGGTACGCGGGCATTTTAATACCAATGTCGGACAGGAGCGGCAGCGCCTGTTTGGTTCGCTTGAGCACAACCTGTATTATAGTCCCGGAGGTGTGGAAAATGCCCATATCCTCAAACAGGAGAACCTGGCTGCAGTTGGGATGAACTTCAGCAAAGAACGCTTCCTGCAGCTGGCGGACAATAATGGCCGGATATTGGATATGCTGGCGAACAATGTGGCTGGAAACAGACCTATTATACTAAATAAGAAGAATAACCACCCTATTACCACCCGTATGCTGATGATCCTGGACGAGATCAGGAACTGCCAGTTTCAGGGAGGGCATAAAAAATTATACCTGCAATCTAAGGTGATAGAGTTGCTGGCCCTGCAATGCGAGCAGCAGGAGCAGGCAGAATCCTTACGGAAAGAGCGGTTTGTATTATCTGCATCGGATAAAGAGAAGATCTTTTTTGCAAGAGATTATTTATTGACCCAAATGCACGCACCCCCTTCGCTGACGGAATTATCAAGGGCAGCGGGGCTAAATGAGTTTAAACTGAAGAATGGGTTCAAACATGTATTTGATAATACTGTGTTTGGCTACCTGAATGATCATAAAATGGAACATGCGCGGCAGTTATTACACTCAGCTGCGCAGTCAGTGACCCAGATAGCAGAGCAACTGGGTTTTTCATCTGTACAGCATTTCAGTACTGCTTTCAGAAAGAAATTCGGGGTGAGCCCGATAAAACTGCGGAACGCATAA
- a CDS encoding NAD(P)-dependent oxidoreductase: MKLTIVGASGFIGSALLAEALERGHEVTAIVRNPEKITISNPKLTVKQGDVADADQLAELIKGTEAVISSFNAHDTPTYLKLIQGLANGVRKAGIKRVLVVSGAGSLEIAPGKQLLDTPEFPAEWKGGATAAREGFYWMKEQNDLDWTVMSPAAYIFPGERTGKFRLGKDTLVTDAEGNSKISNKDYAVALIDEVEKNQHVKARFTAAY, encoded by the coding sequence ATGAAATTAACTATCGTAGGCGCATCTGGCTTTATTGGAAGCGCATTATTGGCTGAAGCACTGGAAAGAGGACATGAAGTAACCGCTATCGTACGTAATCCTGAAAAGATCACCATTTCCAATCCTAAGTTGACCGTAAAGCAGGGTGACGTAGCAGATGCAGACCAACTCGCTGAATTGATCAAAGGTACCGAAGCTGTCATCAGCTCTTTCAATGCACATGATACCCCCACTTACCTGAAACTGATTCAGGGTCTGGCAAACGGCGTAAGAAAAGCTGGAATCAAACGTGTACTGGTGGTAAGTGGTGCAGGTAGCCTGGAAATTGCTCCGGGTAAGCAACTTCTGGATACCCCCGAATTCCCGGCTGAGTGGAAAGGTGGTGCCACTGCTGCCCGTGAAGGCTTCTACTGGATGAAAGAACAGAACGACCTGGATTGGACAGTAATGAGCCCTGCGGCTTACATCTTCCCAGGTGAGCGTACAGGTAAATTCCGCCTGGGCAAGGATACCCTGGTAACTGATGCAGAAGGTAACAGCAAGATTTCAAATAAGGATTATGCAGTAGCGCTGATCGACGAAGTGGAGAAAAACCAGCATGTAAAAGCAAGGTTCACTGCTGCTTACTAA
- a CDS encoding BlaI/MecI/CopY family transcriptional regulator, with protein sequence MSTAKNNKPTESELEILGILWEKGDCTVRDVHEELSKSKDAGYTTTLKLMQIMHEKGYLNRDASSKTHVYTAAISQENTQQQLLNKMIDTVFNGSASQLVMQALGHHNSSKEELDKIRQYLNDIEDQQKR encoded by the coding sequence ATGAGTACAGCAAAAAATAACAAACCGACGGAAAGTGAACTGGAGATTCTTGGAATCCTGTGGGAGAAAGGCGACTGTACGGTAAGGGATGTGCACGAAGAGCTGTCAAAAAGCAAAGATGCCGGGTATACTACCACCCTGAAGTTAATGCAGATCATGCATGAAAAGGGCTATTTAAATAGAGATGCCAGTAGCAAAACGCACGTGTATACTGCTGCGATCTCACAGGAAAATACCCAACAGCAATTGCTGAACAAAATGATTGATACCGTATTTAATGGTTCTGCTTCTCAGTTAGTCATGCAGGCCCTTGGTCATCATAATTCTTCGAAAGAAGAACTTGACAAGATCAGACAATACCTGAATGATATAGAAGACCAGCAAAAAAGGTAA
- a CDS encoding M56 family metallopeptidase, which translates to MTAQFVLPTILIQAFGWALLHSLWQGFLIFACLRLVLYVWSHMSARIKYNLSYLSLTGIFAWFCITLYQQVTAALRIRQATWVMIETGVRQRHLEVPPIYQSQSTIKHFIPQLEMWFPVLVGLYVTGVAVMSIKLIMDLVQLKQIRNKQVLPIDAVWEKHLERLAARLRIPRKVQLLISTQIQVPVMIGFLKPLILLPVAMFNNLTTEQLEAILLHELAHIKRNDYLLNIFQSIVETILFFNPFIWWITKNIRLEREHCCDDLVIASQVQPLQYAKALVALEEYRLTVNALAMAAADNKQHLFHRIKRIMEMKTKNINYTQKLLAVLIIAVSLVAIAWLNPIQARAKKTASKSPAPVLTKISRTLLGDTTAPKGNVHTEKQKQDEFDLEALDADVQAATDDAMANINWEDVNNDVANAMKEVNWEDINREVENAMKNIDWKQINKDVDNAMKEIDWKQIKKEVKESLRQANVNAHTGVNVNPNINFNPDVNINIDTNVIQESIRVGMDAARTAMKDVAIPAAKMGMDAARAAMNSQEFKAAMDKGRQEAAKAMKESRKQMEFAMATAKAEMKKQRVAETKMREDMAHAKADGQYKEMIDKMAADKLIDADKGYKIEKKDGDLYINDVKQSGEVTDKYKIYLKNAKKLSIVGKEDSLSINVEE; encoded by the coding sequence ATGACAGCACAATTTGTTCTCCCTACGATTCTGATCCAGGCATTTGGATGGGCGCTTTTACATTCCCTGTGGCAGGGGTTCCTGATCTTTGCGTGTCTCCGGCTCGTATTGTACGTATGGTCGCACATGAGCGCCAGGATTAAGTACAACCTGTCGTACCTGTCCCTGACTGGTATCTTTGCCTGGTTTTGCATCACCCTCTATCAACAGGTAACTGCTGCATTGCGCATCAGGCAGGCGACCTGGGTGATGATTGAAACCGGCGTTCGCCAGCGACACCTGGAAGTTCCTCCGATCTATCAAAGCCAAAGCACCATCAAACACTTCATTCCGCAACTGGAAATGTGGTTCCCTGTACTGGTCGGCCTATATGTGACGGGAGTAGCTGTCATGAGTATCAAACTAATTATGGATCTGGTCCAACTGAAACAGATCCGCAACAAACAAGTGCTGCCCATAGATGCAGTATGGGAAAAGCACCTGGAACGGCTGGCTGCCCGGTTACGGATTCCCCGTAAAGTGCAGTTGCTGATCTCCACGCAAATTCAGGTGCCGGTGATGATCGGCTTTCTGAAACCTTTGATCCTGCTGCCTGTCGCCATGTTCAACAACCTGACTACCGAACAGCTGGAAGCCATTCTCCTGCATGAGCTGGCACACATCAAACGCAATGATTATCTACTCAATATCTTCCAATCTATTGTTGAAACAATTCTGTTCTTTAATCCTTTCATCTGGTGGATCACTAAAAACATCCGCCTGGAAAGGGAACACTGTTGCGATGACCTTGTTATTGCAAGTCAGGTGCAACCCCTGCAATATGCCAAAGCGCTGGTAGCATTAGAAGAATACCGGTTAACAGTTAATGCACTGGCCATGGCAGCGGCAGATAATAAACAACATCTATTTCACCGCATTAAACGCATCATGGAAATGAAAACTAAAAACATTAATTATACACAGAAACTGCTGGCCGTACTGATTATCGCCGTAAGTCTCGTTGCCATTGCATGGTTGAATCCCATCCAGGCACGTGCAAAAAAGACTGCCAGCAAATCACCAGCACCTGTGCTGACTAAAATATCCCGCACACTGCTGGGAGATACCACCGCCCCGAAAGGCAATGTTCATACTGAAAAACAAAAACAGGATGAGTTTGACCTGGAAGCGCTGGATGCGGATGTTCAAGCAGCAACTGACGATGCAATGGCAAATATCAACTGGGAAGATGTAAACAATGATGTGGCCAATGCCATGAAAGAAGTGAACTGGGAGGATATTAATAGAGAGGTTGAAAATGCGATGAAGAATATTGATTGGAAGCAGATCAACAAAGACGTTGATAATGCCATGAAGGAAATTGACTGGAAACAGATTAAAAAGGAAGTGAAAGAGAGTTTGAGACAAGCCAATGTAAATGCCCATACCGGTGTGAACGTAAACCCTAACATCAATTTTAACCCTGATGTAAACATCAATATCGACACCAACGTTATTCAGGAGAGTATCCGTGTGGGCATGGATGCTGCCAGAACTGCCATGAAGGATGTAGCTATTCCTGCAGCCAAAATGGGCATGGATGCTGCCAGAGCAGCTATGAATAGCCAGGAGTTTAAGGCAGCGATGGATAAAGGACGCCAGGAAGCTGCAAAGGCAATGAAAGAATCCCGCAAACAAATGGAGTTTGCGATGGCTACTGCGAAAGCTGAGATGAAAAAACAGCGGGTTGCTGAAACTAAAATGCGCGAAGATATGGCGCATGCAAAAGCTGATGGTCAGTATAAGGAAATGATTGATAAAATGGCTGCTGATAAGCTGATTGATGCGGACAAGGGGTATAAGATCGAGAAAAAAGATGGGGATCTTTATATCAATGATGTGAAGCAATCAGGTGAAGTAACAGATAAATATAAAATTTACCTGAAAAATGCAAAGAAACTGTCCATAGTTGGTAAAGAAGATAGCCTGAGCATAAATGTAGAAGAATAA
- a CDS encoding TonB-dependent receptor: protein MKTKLVKLMSIGILLLWALQTNAQQRFTVSGYVKDQQNGESLIGISVSKAGTGIGTVTNEYGFYSLTLPAGDHDIQFSYVGYTPIKTHISLKGNQTLDIKLDKSSSTLNTVTVIGDKKEKAVNTLNTSINRLDIAQMKKMPTFMGEVDVLRSIQTLPGVQTVGEGASGFNVRGGAADENLILLDEAPVYNSTHMLGFFSVFNPDAVKSVNLIKGGFPAEYGGRTSSVLDIRMKDGNNQNLAVNGGISNVFSRLSIEAPIVKDESSFIIAARRSYIDILMKPFLSGDMKDTKLNFYDITAKANFKLNKTNTLFVSGYLGRDVFGFGSDVNMNWGNKTATVRWNHVFNSKLFMNLTTFYSNYDYSLEFTNGSTKNAGDNYQAYDWTSNIINYGVKPGFTYYVNTKNSVHFGVQGLYYIFKPGKGVSQDGENTNVKNLTLQHGLEAAAYIDHEWKPSKKFGVQYGLRFSEYQYLGNSTAYYYNDTTPGVRKTLIGSKTYGTNELIKAYHYLEPRINVRYGINDNNAVKASYARTTQYMHQLSNTASPTPLDIWTPSTNNVQPQVADQYTVGYAYDATNGKYEISAEVFYKNMNHQLDYIDNANLQLNQYIEADLLPSKSRSYGLELMAKKEIGTTTGWISYTLSKSERKTEGINQNEWFLNRYDRTHNITIVATHEFSKRTSFSANWTYATGTPTTYADSRLEYQGWDIPYNSTDKRNTYRLPDYHRLDVSLTLKGKQLKRWKGEWVFSLYNVYARRNAYSIYFQQNEDDKNKREAVRLSIIGSVIPGITYNFKF, encoded by the coding sequence ATGAAGACAAAGCTAGTAAAGCTCATGTCCATTGGCATCCTTTTGCTTTGGGCGCTACAGACAAATGCGCAGCAACGGTTTACAGTAAGTGGATATGTAAAAGACCAGCAAAACGGGGAAAGCCTGATCGGCATTTCCGTTTCCAAAGCAGGAACAGGCATCGGTACTGTGACCAATGAATATGGTTTTTATTCTCTCACACTGCCTGCCGGCGACCATGACATTCAGTTTTCTTATGTAGGGTACACACCTATTAAGACACATATTTCCCTGAAAGGCAACCAAACGCTGGATATCAAATTAGATAAATCCAGCAGTACGCTGAACACCGTCACCGTAATCGGTGACAAAAAAGAGAAAGCAGTTAATACGCTGAATACCAGCATCAACCGTCTGGATATTGCCCAGATGAAAAAAATGCCCACCTTCATGGGTGAAGTAGACGTACTGCGTTCTATCCAGACATTGCCCGGCGTACAAACGGTGGGCGAAGGCGCCAGCGGCTTCAACGTACGTGGTGGTGCTGCAGATGAGAACCTCATCCTGCTGGATGAGGCACCTGTTTACAACTCTACCCACATGCTCGGATTCTTCTCTGTATTCAACCCGGATGCGGTAAAAAGCGTGAATCTTATTAAAGGTGGTTTTCCTGCTGAATACGGAGGTCGGACATCTTCTGTACTCGACATACGTATGAAGGATGGAAACAACCAGAATCTGGCTGTAAATGGTGGTATAAGCAATGTATTCAGCCGTCTTTCTATCGAGGCGCCTATAGTGAAGGACGAATCATCTTTTATTATAGCTGCCAGACGTTCTTATATCGACATCCTCATGAAGCCATTCCTGAGCGGGGATATGAAAGACACCAAACTGAATTTCTACGATATCACTGCCAAGGCAAACTTCAAACTGAACAAGACCAATACCCTCTTTGTAAGCGGTTACCTGGGAAGAGACGTATTCGGTTTCGGATCAGATGTGAATATGAACTGGGGAAATAAAACCGCTACTGTAAGATGGAACCATGTGTTCAACAGTAAGCTGTTCATGAACCTGACTACTTTTTATAGTAACTATGACTACAGCCTTGAATTCACTAACGGTAGTACCAAAAATGCCGGTGATAATTACCAGGCTTATGACTGGACTTCCAACATCATCAACTACGGTGTGAAACCTGGCTTTACTTACTATGTGAATACAAAAAACAGCGTACACTTCGGGGTACAGGGCCTCTATTACATTTTCAAACCGGGTAAAGGTGTGAGCCAGGACGGTGAGAATACAAACGTGAAGAACCTGACACTCCAACATGGCCTCGAAGCTGCTGCCTACATCGATCATGAATGGAAACCAAGCAAGAAATTTGGTGTGCAATATGGTCTTCGTTTCTCTGAATACCAATACCTCGGTAACAGTACTGCGTATTACTACAATGATACCACACCCGGCGTACGTAAAACACTCATAGGCAGCAAAACTTATGGTACCAATGAGCTGATTAAAGCTTACCACTACCTGGAGCCAAGAATAAACGTTCGCTATGGTATCAACGACAACAATGCCGTGAAAGCATCTTATGCCCGTACTACACAATACATGCACCAGTTGTCAAACACCGCCTCTCCTACGCCACTCGATATATGGACACCAAGTACCAACAATGTACAACCACAGGTAGCTGATCAGTACACCGTAGGTTATGCATACGATGCGACTAATGGTAAGTATGAAATTTCTGCTGAAGTGTTTTATAAAAATATGAACCACCAGCTGGATTATATTGATAATGCGAACCTGCAACTGAACCAGTACATTGAAGCAGACCTGCTGCCAAGCAAAAGCCGCTCTTATGGCCTGGAACTGATGGCAAAGAAAGAAATCGGTACCACCACAGGTTGGATCAGCTATACACTGTCAAAATCTGAACGTAAAACTGAGGGCATCAACCAGAATGAATGGTTCCTGAACCGCTATGATCGTACACACAACATTACCATCGTAGCAACCCATGAATTCTCAAAACGTACTTCTTTCTCTGCTAACTGGACGTATGCAACAGGTACGCCTACTACGTATGCAGACAGCCGCCTGGAATACCAGGGTTGGGATATTCCATACAACAGCACTGACAAGCGTAACACTTACCGCCTGCCAGACTACCATCGTCTGGATGTATCCCTGACACTGAAAGGCAAACAGCTGAAACGCTGGAAAGGCGAATGGGTGTTCTCGCTGTACAATGTGTACGCACGCCGCAATGCTTATTCCATCTATTTCCAGCAGAATGAAGACGACAAGAACAAAAGAGAAGCAGTGCGCCTGTCTATCATCGGTTCTGTCATCCCAGGTATTACTTACAACTTTAAATTTTAA
- a CDS encoding Rrf2 family transcriptional regulator, translated as MVKSKFAISVHILSLLSLSETEWMSSDLIAGSLNTNPALVRKELAALKEAGLVEGKEGKNGGSRLTKSPDNIYLSDVFQIVKENHIFGFSPNLPNPECPVGRDINGALETLFDTIDQAVHEKLKHSTLAQFSAQFVA; from the coding sequence ATGGTCAAAAGTAAGTTTGCAATATCAGTTCACATCCTCAGTCTGCTCAGTCTTTCTGAGACAGAATGGATGTCCAGCGATCTCATTGCAGGCTCCCTCAATACCAACCCCGCCCTGGTGCGCAAGGAACTCGCAGCACTAAAAGAAGCCGGTCTCGTAGAAGGCAAGGAAGGCAAAAACGGGGGGAGCAGGTTGACTAAATCACCGGACAATATCTACTTATCTGATGTTTTCCAGATTGTAAAGGAAAACCACATCTTCGGCTTCTCTCCCAACCTTCCCAACCCTGAATGCCCGGTAGGCAGGGATATCAATGGCGCGCTGGAAACCCTTTTCGATACCATCGACCAGGCCGTACACGAGAAACTGAAGCATTCCACACTGGCGCAGTTCAGCGCTCAGTTCGTGGCTTGA
- a CDS encoding sodium-translocating pyrophosphatase encodes MNIVYLVPCFGLLALLFTAVRSAWVSRQDAGNERMTEIARYIAEGAMAFLKAEYKILTYFVIIAAILLGIMGASHENSDWTIALAFIIGAVFSATAGFIGMRIATKANVRTAQAARTSLSQALKVSFTGGSVMGMGVAGLAVLGLGSLFIILKAYFGAIPNTNEMIKTIEVLTGFSLGAESIALFARVGGGIYTKAADVGADLVGKVEAGIPEDDPRNPATIADNVGDNVGDVAGMGADLFGSYVATVLATMVLGSEIISNDKFGGLGPILLPMMIAGFGIVFSMIATVFVRISDTAGMNTSTVQRALNMGNWGSIVLSAIASAALVYWILPEGSIYLKRDYLPGTSDLREGTKAITQSGVVGAIFVGLAVGTLMSIITEYYTAMGKRPVLSIIRQSSTGHATNVIGGLAVGMESTMLPILVLAAGIYGSYACAGLYGVAIAAAGMMATTAMQLAIDAFGPIADNAGGIAEMSELPKEVREKTDILDAVGNTTAATGKGFAIASAALTALALFAAFVGVAKINGIDIYKANVLSGLFVGAMIPFIFSSLAIRAVGEAAMSMVEEVRRQFRTIPGIMEGTGKPEYDKCVAISTQASIKKMMVPGAIALISPILVGFVFGPEVLGGFLAGATVSGVLMGIFQNNAGGAWDNAKKSFEKGVVINGETFYKKSEPHKASVTGDTVGDPFKDTSGPSMNILIKLMSIVSLVIAPTLADLHHTGQPETAKKQPVKMEQVVVKK; translated from the coding sequence ATGAATATCGTTTACCTCGTTCCATGTTTTGGCTTGCTTGCCCTGCTATTTACTGCCGTCCGCAGTGCATGGGTATCCCGTCAGGATGCCGGTAATGAAAGGATGACAGAAATAGCCCGCTACATAGCAGAAGGGGCAATGGCTTTCCTAAAGGCTGAATACAAGATCCTTACCTATTTTGTAATTATCGCCGCTATCCTTTTGGGGATCATGGGTGCTTCTCATGAAAACTCTGACTGGACTATTGCCCTTGCATTTATCATTGGCGCTGTATTCTCTGCTACAGCCGGTTTCATTGGAATGAGAATCGCAACGAAAGCAAATGTACGTACTGCCCAGGCTGCACGTACCAGCCTGTCACAAGCGCTCAAAGTTTCCTTCACCGGTGGATCTGTTATGGGTATGGGGGTAGCCGGACTGGCTGTATTAGGTCTGGGTTCACTCTTCATTATCCTGAAAGCTTACTTTGGTGCAATACCCAACACCAATGAGATGATCAAAACCATCGAAGTATTGACCGGCTTCTCATTGGGTGCAGAAAGCATCGCTCTGTTTGCCCGTGTGGGTGGTGGTATCTATACAAAAGCTGCGGATGTAGGCGCTGACCTCGTAGGTAAAGTGGAAGCCGGCATCCCCGAAGATGATCCGCGTAACCCCGCTACCATTGCAGACAATGTAGGTGATAACGTAGGTGACGTAGCCGGTATGGGTGCTGACCTCTTTGGCTCTTATGTAGCCACTGTACTGGCAACAATGGTATTGGGCAGTGAAATCATATCTAACGACAAGTTTGGTGGCCTTGGACCAATCCTCCTCCCAATGATGATCGCAGGTTTTGGTATCGTATTCTCTATGATAGCAACTGTTTTTGTAAGGATCTCTGATACAGCGGGTATGAACACCAGCACGGTACAGAGAGCACTGAATATGGGTAACTGGGGGTCAATCGTACTCTCCGCTATCGCCAGTGCAGCGTTAGTTTACTGGATCCTGCCTGAAGGATCTATTTACCTGAAACGTGATTATTTACCAGGAACATCTGATTTACGTGAAGGTACCAAAGCGATCACACAGAGTGGTGTAGTAGGAGCCATCTTCGTAGGATTGGCTGTGGGTACGCTCATGAGTATTATCACTGAATATTACACCGCGATGGGCAAGCGTCCGGTACTATCCATTATCCGTCAGTCTTCAACTGGTCATGCCACAAACGTGATTGGTGGTCTGGCTGTAGGTATGGAATCTACCATGCTGCCAATCCTTGTGCTGGCTGCAGGGATCTACGGATCTTATGCCTGCGCAGGTCTCTATGGCGTAGCGATTGCTGCTGCCGGTATGATGGCCACCACTGCGATGCAGCTGGCGATCGATGCCTTTGGCCCTATTGCAGATAATGCAGGTGGTATCGCTGAAATGAGTGAACTGCCCAAGGAAGTAAGAGAGAAAACTGATATACTTGATGCCGTTGGTAACACTACTGCAGCTACAGGTAAAGGTTTTGCCATTGCTTCTGCAGCACTGACTGCGCTGGCACTGTTTGCAGCATTCGTTGGCGTAGCTAAAATTAATGGTATTGATATCTATAAAGCGAATGTACTGTCTGGTCTGTTCGTCGGCGCCATGATTCCTTTTATTTTCTCCTCCCTGGCTATCAGGGCTGTAGGCGAAGCGGCTATGAGCATGGTGGAAGAAGTAAGAAGACAATTCAGAACCATTCCGGGTATTATGGAAGGTACAGGCAAACCTGAGTATGATAAGTGCGTGGCAATTTCAACACAGGCTTCTATTAAGAAGATGATGGTGCCTGGAGCGATTGCCCTGATCTCACCAATCCTGGTCGGCTTTGTGTTTGGTCCGGAAGTATTGGGTGGTTTCCTCGCAGGTGCAACAGTAAGTGGTGTACTGATGGGGATCTTCCAGAACAATGCCGGCGGTGCATGGGACAATGCGAAAAAATCCTTTGAAAAAGGGGTGGTGATCAATGGCGAGACTTTCTACAAAAAGTCAGAACCACACAAAGCATCTGTAACTGGCGATACCGTAGGTGATCCATTCAAGGATACTTCAGGTCCTTCCATGAACATCCTGATTAAACTGATGTCGATCGTGAGTCTGGTGATTGCACCAACATTAGCGGATTTACACCATACAGGACAACCTGAGACTGCTAAAAAGCAACCAGTGAAAATGGAACAGGTGGTTGTTAAAAAATAA
- a CDS encoding DUF4249 domain-containing protein: MKKKFFRLSILAAFVTGLSACTDVIDLDVPAGTSYPVLDAWITNEPGTQYIRFTKSVSYTESGDAPIISDATITLYDETTGDIYPFVFADSLYKCDPANGQIGQLNHTYRLRVEYDSNVYEATDTIKPVAAITNIDYKYKKKGDDGATKDGYYVRFYATDMAGQTDYTWIRSYRNNLNDDNILEDNYVIDGGFSEGLSDGQEFPQFVGESVNDRDHPYLQGDLAIVKLRSLSYPSYFWVTSVQTQMESGGLFATVLANVGTNYKNVTDGGGKGKILGWFGTSAVSDSSITTN, encoded by the coding sequence ATGAAGAAGAAATTTTTCCGACTCAGCATATTAGCCGCTTTCGTAACAGGGCTTAGCGCCTGTACGGATGTGATAGACCTGGACGTTCCAGCTGGTACTTCTTATCCTGTACTGGATGCATGGATTACCAACGAACCAGGTACACAGTATATCAGATTTACAAAATCAGTATCTTATACAGAGTCAGGTGATGCTCCTATTATCAGCGATGCAACCATCACACTGTATGACGAAACAACAGGCGATATTTATCCGTTTGTGTTTGCAGATTCATTGTACAAATGTGATCCGGCTAACGGCCAGATTGGTCAATTGAACCATACTTACCGCCTCCGTGTAGAATACGATTCTAATGTATACGAAGCCACTGATACCATTAAGCCGGTGGCTGCTATCACAAACATTGACTACAAGTATAAGAAGAAAGGTGATGACGGTGCGACCAAGGATGGTTACTATGTACGATTCTATGCGACTGATATGGCAGGGCAGACAGATTACACCTGGATCAGGTCTTACAGGAATAATTTAAATGATGACAATATTCTGGAAGATAACTACGTGATCGATGGTGGCTTCTCCGAAGGTTTGTCTGACGGACAGGAGTTCCCACAGTTCGTAGGTGAAAGTGTAAATGATCGTGATCATCCTTACCTGCAGGGAGATCTCGCTATCGTAAAACTGCGTTCTCTGAGTTATCCAAGCTATTTCTGGGTAACCTCCGTTCAGACCCAGATGGAGTCTGGTGGCTTATTTGCTACTGTACTGGCCAATGTAGGCACAAACTATAAGAACGTCACAGATGGTGGCGGCAAAGGGAAGATACTGGGATGGTTTGGCACCTCCGCAGTAAGTGATTCTTCCATTACCACGAATTGA